A section of the Rhodobacter sp. genome encodes:
- a CDS encoding DUF1045 domain-containing protein, with amino-acid sequence MKRYALYFAPPPGPLARAGAQWLGRDAVTGQSLAQPDPGLPALTASARRYGFHATLKAPFALAEGTDEEALLAAVDAFAAGVAPFAIGGLRVDLLGRFLALTPIGDTGPLRDFAAQVVRRFDRFRAPLTDRDRARRHPDSLPPRQRAQLDRWGYPWIFDDFRFHLTLSDPLTEAQQTRFRPMAEDLFAPLLPQPFVMDALCVFGEGVEGDFRHLHRAPLG; translated from the coding sequence ATGAAACGCTATGCGCTCTATTTTGCCCCGCCCCCGGGGCCGTTGGCCCGGGCCGGGGCGCAGTGGCTGGGCCGCGACGCCGTCACCGGCCAGTCGCTGGCGCAGCCCGATCCCGGGCTGCCGGCGCTGACGGCCAGCGCCCGCCGCTACGGGTTCCATGCCACGCTCAAGGCGCCCTTCGCGCTGGCCGAGGGAACCGACGAGGAGGCCCTTCTGGCCGCCGTCGATGCCTTTGCCGCCGGTGTCGCGCCCTTTGCCATCGGGGGATTGCGCGTCGATCTGCTGGGCCGCTTTCTCGCGCTCACGCCGATCGGCGACACGGGGCCGCTGCGGGATTTCGCCGCGCAGGTGGTGCGCCGCTTCGATCGGTTCCGCGCGCCGCTGACCGACCGCGACCGCGCCCGGCGCCATCCGGACAGCCTGCCACCCCGCCAGCGCGCGCAGTTGGACCGCTGGGGGTATCCCTGGATCTTCGATGACTTCCGCTTTCACCTGACCCTCAGCGATCCGCTGACCGAGGCGCAGCAAACCCGCTTTCGCCCCATGGCCGAGGACCTGTTCGCGCCGCTGCTGCCGCAACCCTTCGTGATGGATGCGCTTTGCGTGTTCGGCGAGGGGGTTGAGGGCGACTTTCGTCATCTGCACCGCGCACCGCTGGGCTGA
- a CDS encoding chloramphenicol acetyltransferase gives MPRLSADTPLIHPDCEIHNSTFGAWCEVGRGSRVLNSEFGDYAYCDRMADIANCTVGKFANIAAMTRIGPTDHPWQNAAQHHFLYRSAAYWPEEPDDAEFFARRAARRCTLGHDCWIGHGAIVKPEVTVGIGAVVASGAVVTKDVAPFLIVAGVPARPIRARFSDAVAERLLALAWWDWPHDRLRAALSDFRTLGAEAFLDACGG, from the coding sequence ATGCCGCGCCTGTCCGCCGACACCCCCCTGATCCACCCCGACTGCGAGATCCACAACAGCACCTTTGGCGCCTGGTGCGAGGTGGGGCGCGGATCGCGCGTGCTGAATTCCGAATTCGGCGACTATGCCTATTGCGACCGGATGGCCGATATCGCGAATTGCACGGTCGGCAAATTCGCCAATATCGCCGCGATGACGCGTATCGGGCCGACCGATCATCCGTGGCAGAACGCGGCGCAGCATCACTTTCTCTATCGCAGCGCCGCGTATTGGCCCGAGGAACCCGACGATGCGGAATTCTTTGCCCGGCGCGCGGCGCGGCGCTGCACGCTGGGGCACGATTGCTGGATCGGCCACGGCGCCATCGTCAAGCCCGAGGTGACGGTCGGCATCGGCGCCGTCGTGGCCTCGGGCGCGGTGGTGACAAAGGATGTCGCGCCCTTCCTGATCGTCGCCGGGGTGCCCGCGCGCCCGATCCGCGCGCGGTTTTCCGACGCGGTGGCCGAACGGCTGCTGGCGCTGGCCTGGTGGGACTGGCCGCACGACCGTCTGCGCGCCGCGCTGAGCGATTTCCGCACCCTGGGCGCCGAGGCGTTTCTGGACGCCTGCGGCGGCTGA
- the phnL gene encoding phosphonate C-P lyase system protein PhnL: protein MIAVRDVSKSFTLHNQGGAVLPVMTGASLRVAPGECVGLVGASGSGKSTLMRMIWGNYRVDGGSIRVGETEIAGAEPRRIIALRRGTLGYVSQFLRVVPRVATLAVVAEPLLALGVPEAEARGRAAAMLARLNIPERLWPLSPTTFSGGEQQRVNIARGFVHAWPAMLLDEPTASLDAGNRAVVLALIAEAKARGAAILGIFHDEAARAQVCDRVVDVTGFSVPS, encoded by the coding sequence ATGATCGCGGTTCGGGATGTGTCCAAGAGTTTCACACTGCACAATCAAGGTGGCGCGGTGTTGCCGGTGATGACCGGGGCCAGCCTGCGGGTTGCGCCGGGGGAATGCGTCGGGCTGGTCGGGGCCTCGGGGTCCGGAAAATCGACACTGATGCGGATGATCTGGGGCAATTACCGTGTGGACGGAGGGTCGATCCGCGTGGGCGAGACGGAAATCGCGGGCGCCGAGCCGCGGCGCATCATCGCGCTGAGGCGCGGCACGCTGGGCTATGTCAGCCAGTTCCTGCGCGTCGTGCCCCGCGTGGCGACGCTGGCCGTGGTGGCCGAGCCGCTGCTGGCGCTGGGTGTGCCCGAGGCCGAGGCGCGCGGCCGTGCGGCGGCGATGCTGGCGCGGCTCAACATCCCCGAGCGCCTGTGGCCACTGTCGCCGACCACCTTTTCCGGCGGCGAACAGCAGCGGGTGAACATCGCGCGCGGGTTTGTCCACGCCTGGCCGGCGATGCTGCTGGACGAGCCGACCGCCAGCCTGGACGCCGGCAATCGCGCCGTCGTGCTGGCCCTGATCGCCGAGGCCAAGGCGCGCGGCGCCGCCATCCTGGGGATCTTTCACGACGAGGCTGCACGGGCGCAGGTCTGCGACCGGGTGGTCGATGTCACGGGCTTTTCGGTGCCGTCGTGA
- a CDS encoding alpha-D-ribose 1-methylphosphonate 5-phosphate C-P-lyase PhnJ codes for MSAYNFAYLDEQTKRMIRRAILKGVAVPGYQVPFASREMPMPYGWGTGGVQVTAACLTPDDTLKVIDQGADDTTNAVSIRKFFQRTAGVAVTERTAEATVIQTRHRIPETPLTAGQILVYQVPIPEPLRFLEPRETETRRMHALEDYGLMHVKLYEDIARNGAIATSYAYPVKVEGRYVMDPSPIPKFDNPKLSDSPALQLFGAGREQRIYAVPPFTRVVSLDFQDYPFEASKAPHACALCGDPGSYLDEVITDDAGGRMFVCSDTDHCAGRQATGHRGRLSAQEDAA; via the coding sequence ATGAGCGCCTACAATTTTGCCTATCTCGACGAACAGACCAAGCGGATGATCCGCCGCGCGATCCTGAAAGGCGTCGCCGTGCCTGGCTACCAGGTGCCCTTTGCCAGCCGCGAGATGCCGATGCCCTATGGCTGGGGCACCGGCGGCGTGCAGGTGACCGCCGCCTGCCTGACGCCGGACGACACGCTCAAGGTCATCGACCAGGGCGCGGACGACACCACCAACGCGGTGAGCATTCGCAAGTTCTTTCAGCGCACCGCCGGGGTCGCCGTGACCGAACGCACCGCCGAGGCAACCGTGATCCAGACGCGCCACCGCATTCCCGAAACGCCCCTGACCGCCGGGCAGATCCTGGTCTACCAGGTGCCGATCCCGGAACCGCTGCGCTTTCTGGAACCGCGCGAAACCGAGACCCGGCGCATGCACGCGCTCGAGGATTACGGCCTGATGCATGTGAAGCTCTACGAGGACATCGCCCGAAACGGCGCCATTGCCACCAGCTACGCCTATCCCGTCAAGGTCGAGGGGCGCTACGTCATGGACCCGTCACCGATCCCCAAGTTCGACAACCCCAAGCTCTCGGACTCGCCCGCGCTGCAACTGTTCGGGGCCGGGCGCGAGCAGCGGATCTACGCGGTGCCGCCCTTTACCCGTGTCGTCAGCCTCGACTTCCAGGATTACCCGTTCGAGGCCTCGAAAGCGCCGCACGCCTGCGCCCTGTGCGGCGACCCGGGCAGCTATCTGGACGAGGTCATCACGGACGACGCCGGCGGGCGGATGTTCGTCTGTTCGGACACCGACCACTGCGCCGGACGGCAGGCGACAGGCCACCGCGGGCGCCTGTCCGCGCAGGAGGACGCCGCATGA
- the phnH gene encoding phosphonate C-P lyase system protein PhnH: MLTPAAMAGGFAAAPTQSAVAFRAILHALSRPGCIVGLTGATPPAPMPVAAGVAALVLLDNTTPVHLAGALDCAAVRDWITFHTAAPLVPAGEAVFAFGRWTDLAPVSRFAIGTPDYPDRAATLVVVTDRLDDTGATLRGPGIDGAARLSLPEIAAFRANRALFPLGFDTLLTCGDRLAGLPRSTRVEAA; encoded by the coding sequence ATGCTGACCCCGGCCGCGATGGCGGGCGGCTTTGCCGCCGCACCCACGCAATCGGCCGTGGCCTTTCGCGCGATCCTGCACGCGCTGTCGCGTCCCGGCTGCATCGTCGGATTGACCGGCGCCACCCCGCCCGCGCCGATGCCGGTTGCCGCCGGGGTGGCGGCGCTGGTGCTGCTGGACAACACCACGCCGGTGCACCTGGCCGGCGCGCTGGATTGCGCGGCGGTGCGCGACTGGATCACCTTTCACACCGCCGCGCCGCTGGTGCCGGCCGGCGAGGCCGTCTTTGCCTTTGGCAGATGGACCGATCTGGCGCCGGTGTCGCGCTTTGCCATCGGCACGCCGGATTACCCCGACCGCGCCGCCACGCTGGTGGTCGTCACCGACCGCCTGGACGACACCGGCGCGACGCTGCGCGGCCCCGGCATCGACGGGGCGGCCCGTCTCAGTCTGCCCGAAATCGCCGCGTTCCGGGCCAATCGCGCGCTGTTCCCGCTGGGTTTCGACACGCTGCTGACCTGCGGCGACCGTCTCGCCGGCCTGCCGCGCAGCACCAGGGTGGAGGCCGCCTGA
- the phnK gene encoding phosphonate C-P lyase system protein PhnK, which translates to MSDQPLLRVEGITRTYGGRVGCTDVSFDLWPGEVMGIVGESGSGKSTLLGCLAGHLTPDTGRVVFDTRTEGPRDVLAMTEPERRMLGRTDWAFVHQNPRDGLRMGVSAGGNVGERLMAVGARHYGQIRAEALDWLGRVEIAGDRIDDRPRQFSGGMQQRLQIARNLVTGPRLVFMDEPTGGLDVSVQARLLDLLRGLVRSMGLSAVIVTHDLAVVRLLADRLMVMKDGRVIEQGLTDQVLDDPQQAYTQLLVSSVLQV; encoded by the coding sequence ATGAGTGACCAACCGCTTCTGAGGGTCGAGGGCATCACCCGGACCTACGGCGGCCGGGTCGGCTGCACGGACGTGTCGTTCGATCTGTGGCCCGGCGAGGTGATGGGGATCGTCGGCGAATCGGGCTCGGGCAAATCCACGCTGCTGGGCTGTCTGGCCGGCCACCTGACGCCCGACACCGGGCGCGTGGTCTTCGACACGCGCACCGAGGGGCCGCGCGACGTGCTGGCGATGACCGAGCCCGAGCGCCGGATGCTGGGCCGCACCGACTGGGCCTTTGTCCACCAGAACCCGCGCGACGGGCTGCGCATGGGGGTCAGCGCCGGCGGCAACGTGGGTGAACGGCTGATGGCCGTGGGCGCGCGCCACTACGGGCAGATCCGCGCCGAGGCGCTGGACTGGCTGGGCCGGGTCGAGATCGCCGGCGACCGCATTGACGACCGGCCGCGGCAGTTCTCGGGCGGGATGCAGCAACGGTTGCAGATCGCGCGCAACCTGGTGACCGGGCCGAGGCTGGTGTTCATGGACGAGCCGACCGGCGGGCTGGACGTCAGCGTGCAGGCGCGGCTGCTGGACCTGTTGCGCGGGCTGGTGCGGTCGATGGGGTTGAGCGCGGTGATCGTCACGCACGACCTGGCGGTGGTCCGCCTGCTGGCCGACCGGCTGATGGTGATGAAGGATGGCCGGGTGATCGAGCAGGGGCTGACCGACCAGGTTCTGGACGACCCGCAGCAGGCCTATACGCAGTTGCTGGTCAGTTCGGTCCTGCAGGTCTGA
- a CDS encoding carbon-phosphorus lyase complex subunit PhnI, with amino-acid sequence MYVAVKGGERAIDNAHAFLAEERRGDPAIPELGVAQIRAQMALAVNRVMAEGSLYDPDLAALAIKQARGDLIEAIFLIRAYRTTLPRLGHARPVDTGAMAAVRRISATYKDLPGGQVLGPTFDYTHRLIDFALAAEGAPPRAPQAAPLGPVPRVTGFLDREGLIEDEPAGDSTPRDLTREPMELPADRALRLQALTRGDEGFILSLAYSSQRGYGRTHPFVGELRIGEVTVEMDIPELGFAVAIGEITVTECETVNQFTGSRSQPPQFTRGYGLVFGQSERKAISMSLVDRALRWEELGEDHTGAPVQDAEFVLMHADNIQATGFLEHIKLPHYVDFQSELELVRRLRAAQREAAE; translated from the coding sequence ATGTATGTCGCCGTCAAGGGTGGCGAACGCGCCATCGACAACGCCCACGCCTTTTTGGCCGAGGAACGCCGCGGCGACCCGGCGATTCCCGAACTCGGCGTCGCGCAGATCCGGGCGCAGATGGCGCTGGCGGTGAACCGGGTGATGGCCGAGGGGTCGCTTTATGATCCCGACCTGGCCGCGCTGGCGATCAAGCAGGCGCGCGGCGACCTGATCGAGGCGATCTTCCTGATCCGCGCCTATCGCACGACCCTGCCCCGGCTGGGCCACGCGCGCCCCGTCGATACCGGAGCGATGGCGGCGGTGCGGCGGATCTCGGCCACCTACAAGGATCTGCCGGGCGGGCAGGTGCTGGGGCCGACCTTCGACTACACGCACCGGCTGATCGACTTTGCCCTGGCGGCCGAGGGCGCGCCCCCCCGCGCCCCGCAGGCCGCGCCGCTGGGGCCGGTCCCCCGCGTCACCGGCTTTCTGGACCGCGAGGGCCTGATCGAGGACGAGCCCGCCGGCGACTCCACGCCCCGCGACCTGACGCGCGAGCCGATGGAACTGCCCGCCGACCGTGCGCTGCGCCTTCAGGCGCTGACCCGCGGCGACGAGGGGTTCATCCTGTCGCTGGCCTATTCCAGCCAGCGCGGCTACGGGCGCACGCATCCTTTCGTGGGCGAATTGCGCATCGGCGAAGTCACGGTCGAGATGGACATCCCCGAGCTGGGATTCGCCGTCGCGATCGGCGAGATCACCGTCACCGAATGCGAGACCGTGAACCAGTTCACCGGCTCCAGGTCGCAGCCGCCGCAGTTCACCCGCGGCTATGGCCTGGTGTTCGGCCAGTCCGAGCGCAAGGCGATCTCGATGTCTCTGGTGGACCGCGCCCTGCGCTGGGAGGAGTTGGGCGAGGATCACACCGGCGCCCCGGTGCAAGACGCCGAATTCGTGCTGATGCACGCCGACAACATCCAGGCGACCGGCTTCCTGGAGCATATCAAGCTGCCGCATTACGTCGATTTCCAGTCCGAACTGGAGCTGGTGCGCCGGTTGCGCGCGGCTCAGCGGGAGGCCGCCGAATGA
- the phnF gene encoding phosphonate metabolism transcriptional regulator PhnF produces MTDQLSLWRQIARSLDEDIANARPGDRLPSEAQLAARFGVNRHTVRRALAALAEAGTVHARRGAGVFVAARPTEYPLTRRTRFHEALSATGRVPGRRVLSVQSATASQVEAQVLALAPGEPVLRVEGVSLSDGQVIGHFRSAFAMARLPGLAQHIRLGKGVTESLAACGVADYTRAWTRLTACNADAILAGHLQLRPAEAVMRLESMNQDPAGQPLEYGITHFAGARVTLTVAPE; encoded by the coding sequence ATGACGGACCAGCTTTCCCTCTGGCGGCAGATCGCGCGGTCCCTGGACGAGGATATCGCCAACGCGCGCCCCGGCGACCGCTTGCCGAGCGAGGCGCAGTTGGCCGCGCGCTTTGGCGTCAACCGCCATACGGTGCGCCGGGCACTGGCTGCGCTGGCCGAGGCCGGCACCGTCCACGCCCGGCGCGGCGCGGGGGTTTTTGTCGCCGCGCGCCCGACAGAGTATCCGCTGACCCGGCGCACCCGGTTCCACGAGGCGCTGTCCGCGACCGGGCGGGTGCCAGGGCGGCGGGTGCTGAGCGTGCAGTCCGCGACCGCGTCCCAGGTCGAGGCGCAGGTGCTGGCCCTGGCCCCCGGCGAGCCCGTGCTGCGGGTCGAGGGGGTCTCGTTGTCCGACGGGCAGGTGATCGGCCATTTCCGCTCGGCCTTTGCGATGGCGCGGCTGCCGGGCCTGGCGCAGCATATTCGCCTGGGCAAGGGCGTGACCGAATCCCTCGCCGCCTGCGGGGTTGCGGATTACACCCGCGCCTGGACCCGGCTGACCGCGTGCAACGCCGATGCGATCCTGGCGGGGCATCTGCAACTCAGGCCCGCAGAGGCGGTGATGCGGCTGGAATCGATGAACCAGGATCCCGCCGGTCAGCCCCTAGAATACGGCATCACTCATTTCGCCGGGGCGCGCGTCACGCTGACCGTCGCGCCCGAGTGA
- a CDS encoding alpha-D-ribose 1-methylphosphonate 5-triphosphate diphosphatase — translation MTTILANATLVLPDRVMTGALVMDQGRIARIDAGADVPAGAEDCGGDLVMPGLIELHTDNLERHIQPRPGVDWPHAAAIIAHDAELAGVGITTVFDALRVGSLISRSQGAREYARGMADEILAAREAGMLRISHRLHLRAEVCSETLTQELERFGPADRVGIVSLMDHTPGQRQFADLAQYRRYLRGKYGLSEDEFLAHVEAQRALGDRVRSAHEAAAVSAARRFGAALASHDDTTEGHVAASAAQGVALAEFPTTATAAGACVAQGIAVMMGAPNLIRGGSHSGNVAARDLAEAGLLDILSSDYVPSALLGGALMLGDQWGDTARGIATVTQGPARAVGLNDRGTLTEGLRADVIRVRRFGAAGAVRGTWVAGVRVA, via the coding sequence ATGACCACGATCCTTGCCAATGCGACCCTTGTGCTGCCCGACCGCGTGATGACCGGCGCGCTGGTGATGGACCAGGGGCGGATCGCCCGGATCGACGCCGGCGCCGATGTGCCCGCCGGGGCCGAGGATTGCGGCGGCGACCTGGTGATGCCCGGCCTGATCGAGCTGCACACCGACAATCTTGAGCGCCACATTCAGCCACGGCCTGGGGTGGACTGGCCCCATGCCGCCGCCATCATTGCCCATGACGCCGAACTGGCGGGCGTCGGCATCACCACGGTTTTCGACGCGCTGCGCGTCGGTAGCCTGATCTCGCGCAGTCAGGGGGCGCGGGAATACGCGCGCGGCATGGCGGACGAGATCCTCGCCGCGCGCGAGGCGGGCATGTTGCGCATCAGCCACCGCCTGCATCTGCGCGCCGAGGTCTGTTCGGAAACCCTGACGCAGGAGCTGGAGCGGTTCGGCCCGGCGGACCGCGTCGGCATCGTCAGCCTGATGGATCACACCCCCGGGCAGCGGCAGTTCGCCGATCTGGCCCAGTATCGGCGCTATCTGCGCGGCAAATACGGTCTGAGCGAGGACGAGTTCCTGGCCCATGTGGAGGCCCAGCGCGCCCTGGGCGACCGCGTGCGATCCGCGCATGAAGCCGCCGCCGTTAGCGCCGCGCGCCGCTTTGGCGCGGCTTTGGCCAGCCATGACGACACCACCGAGGGGCATGTGGCGGCCTCGGCCGCGCAGGGGGTTGCCCTGGCCGAATTCCCGACGACCGCGACCGCCGCCGGCGCCTGCGTGGCGCAGGGCATCGCGGTGATGATGGGGGCGCCCAACCTGATCCGCGGCGGGTCGCATTCCGGCAATGTCGCGGCGCGCGATCTGGCCGAGGCCGGGCTGCTGGACATCCTGTCGTCGGATTACGTCCCCTCGGCGTTGCTGGGGGGCGCGCTGATGCTGGGCGATCAGTGGGGCGATACCGCACGCGGGATCGCCACCGTCACGCAGGGGCCGGCGCGGGCGGTGGGCCTGAACGACCGGGGCACGCTGACCGAGGGCTTGCGCGCCGACGTGATCCGCGTGCGCCGCTTTGGTGCCGCCGGCGCGGTGCGCGGCACCTGGGTTGCGGGGGTGCGCGTCGCCTGA
- the phnN gene encoding phosphonate metabolism protein/1,5-bisphosphokinase (PRPP-forming) PhnN, which translates to MTGRLFTVVGPSGAGKDTLLAGACAAPGGPHWVRRVITRPSGDGGEPFEGVAQSEFALREAQGAFALTWRAHGLCYGIPHSELAPLREGRDVVFNGSRAALARAGAVFPALTVIVITAPPDLLARRLVGRGRESVAQIAQRLARDVTAQPADLPVIEIVNDGTPEQGIACLRAAFQPSGARCR; encoded by the coding sequence GTGACGGGCCGGTTGTTCACGGTCGTCGGCCCTTCGGGTGCGGGCAAGGACACGCTGCTGGCCGGCGCCTGTGCCGCGCCGGGCGGGCCGCACTGGGTGCGGCGCGTCATCACGCGGCCCTCGGGCGACGGGGGCGAACCCTTCGAGGGCGTGGCGCAAAGCGAGTTCGCGCTGCGCGAGGCCCAGGGCGCCTTTGCCCTGACATGGCGCGCGCATGGGCTGTGCTACGGCATCCCCCACAGCGAGCTGGCGCCGCTGCGGGAGGGGCGGGACGTGGTCTTCAACGGCTCGCGCGCGGCGCTGGCCAGGGCCGGGGCGGTGTTTCCCGCGCTGACCGTCATCGTCATCACTGCGCCGCCCGATCTGCTGGCGCGGCGGCTGGTGGGGCGCGGGCGCGAAAGCGTGGCACAGATCGCCCAGCGGCTGGCGCGCGACGTCACCGCGCAGCCCGCCGACCTGCCGGTGATCGAGATCGTCAACGACGGCACGCCAGAGCAGGGCATCGCGTGCCTGCGCGCGGCCTTTCAGCCCAGCGGTGCGCGGTGCAGATGA
- a CDS encoding benzoate-CoA ligase family protein, with the protein MNENAAVYFVDRHLSEGRGDKTAFREADGARRSLTYGGLADQSARFAGALTRHGVRREERIAMIVRDQLEFPVAFWGAIKAGAIPVPLNTLLSASVYEAILNDSRASILIVSDQLWDTVKPAIDGNRFLRAVVVIGTAQTCDGTECIGWDAFMDGAQPQDTVEAEGDELAFWLYSSGSTGVPKGVRHIHSSLKATADTFGAQVLGIRADDTVFSVAKLFFAYGLGNGMTFPLSVGATAVLFGGRPTPDAVFDIMARERPTIFCGVPTLYAALVAEQERKGTRPDHCVRLCTSAGEALPRDIGQRWETLWGAEIVDGVGSTEMLHIFLSNRPGEIVYGTSGVAVPGYEVRLVDEHDEDVTEGEVGELLVRGPSSAEGYWNRRSKSLSTFQGHWTRTGDKYERTPEGRFVYCGRTDDMFKVSGIWVSPFEVEQALVEYPGILEAAVVARADDKDLLKPAAFVVLKEGAALDTEALKAHIKSRIGMWKYPRWITVVADLPKTATGKIQRFKLRDPGAGA; encoded by the coding sequence GTGAATGAGAACGCAGCCGTCTATTTCGTGGACCGCCACCTGTCCGAGGGGCGCGGCGACAAGACCGCATTCCGCGAGGCCGACGGCGCGCGGCGCAGCCTGACCTATGGCGGCCTGGCCGATCAGAGCGCGCGCTTTGCCGGGGCATTGACCCGCCACGGTGTCCGCCGCGAGGAACGCATCGCGATGATCGTGCGCGACCAGCTGGAATTTCCCGTCGCCTTCTGGGGCGCGATCAAGGCCGGCGCGATTCCGGTGCCGCTGAACACGCTGCTGTCGGCCTCGGTTTACGAAGCGATCCTGAACGATTCCCGCGCCTCGATCCTGATTGTGTCGGACCAGTTGTGGGACACGGTGAAGCCCGCGATCGACGGCAACCGCTTTTTGCGCGCCGTGGTGGTGATCGGCACCGCGCAGACCTGCGACGGCACCGAATGCATCGGCTGGGACGCGTTCATGGATGGCGCGCAACCTCAGGACACGGTCGAGGCCGAGGGCGACGAACTGGCCTTCTGGCTCTATTCCTCGGGGTCCACGGGCGTGCCCAAGGGCGTGCGCCACATCCATTCCAGCCTCAAGGCCACCGCCGACACCTTTGGCGCGCAGGTGCTGGGCATCCGCGCGGACGACACCGTCTTTTCCGTCGCCAAACTGTTCTTCGCCTATGGGCTGGGCAACGGCATGACCTTCCCGCTTTCGGTTGGGGCTACCGCGGTTCTGTTCGGCGGGCGCCCGACCCCTGACGCGGTGTTCGACATCATGGCACGCGAACGCCCGACGATCTTTTGCGGGGTGCCGACGCTCTACGCCGCGCTGGTGGCCGAGCAGGAAAGGAAAGGCACCCGGCCCGACCATTGCGTCCGGCTGTGCACCTCGGCCGGCGAGGCCTTGCCGCGCGACATCGGCCAGCGGTGGGAAACGCTGTGGGGCGCAGAAATCGTCGATGGCGTCGGTTCGACCGAGATGCTGCACATCTTCCTGTCGAACCGTCCCGGCGAGATCGTCTATGGCACCTCGGGCGTGGCGGTGCCGGGCTACGAGGTGCGGCTGGTCGATGAACACGACGAGGACGTGACCGAGGGCGAGGTCGGCGAACTGCTGGTGCGCGGCCCCTCGAGCGCCGAAGGCTACTGGAACCGCCGCTCGAAAAGCCTGAGCACCTTTCAGGGCCACTGGACCCGCACCGGCGACAAATACGAGCGCACACCCGAGGGGCGCTTCGTCTACTGCGGCCGCACCGACGACATGTTCAAGGTCTCGGGCATCTGGGTCTCGCCGTTCGAGGTCGAGCAGGCGCTGGTCGAATATCCCGGTATCCTCGAGGCGGCCGTGGTCGCCCGCGCCGATGACAAGGACCTGCTGAAACCCGCCGCCTTCGTCGTGCTGAAAGAGGGCGCCGCGCTGGATACCGAGGCGCTGAAAGCGCACATCAAGTCCCGCATCGGCATGTGGAAATATCCACGCTGGATCACCGTTGTCGCCGACCTGCCAAAGACCGCGACCGGCAAGATCCAGCGCTTCAAGCTGCGCGATCCGGGGGCGGGCGCATGA
- the phnG gene encoding phosphonate C-P lyase system protein PhnG, producing the protein MTQIFDRPAAMGLLARALPERLAALLPDLPAHAVLRGPEIGAVMVRGRQGGTGAPFNLGEMTVTRCTVRLDDGAIGHAHVQGRDKDHARRAAVVDALLQGAQADSVTRDVLAPLGAEEAARREDRARKAAATRVEFFTMVRGEDG; encoded by the coding sequence ATGACCCAGATCTTTGACAGACCGGCGGCCATGGGGCTGCTGGCGCGGGCCCTGCCGGAAAGGCTGGCCGCGCTGCTTCCCGACCTGCCGGCCCATGCCGTGCTGCGCGGACCCGAGATCGGCGCGGTGATGGTGCGCGGCCGGCAGGGCGGCACCGGCGCCCCCTTCAACCTGGGCGAAATGACCGTGACCCGCTGCACCGTCCGGCTGGATGACGGCGCCATCGGCCACGCCCATGTGCAGGGCCGCGACAAGGACCACGCGCGCCGCGCCGCCGTCGTGGACGCGCTGTTGCAGGGCGCCCAGGCCGACAGCGTGACGCGCGACGTGCTGGCCCCCCTCGGGGCCGAGGAAGCGGCAAGACGCGAGGACCGCGCCCGCAAGGCCGCCGCCACGCGGGTCGAATTCTTCACCATGGTTCGGGGAGAGGACGGATGA